Proteins co-encoded in one Setaria viridis chromosome 9, Setaria_viridis_v4.0, whole genome shotgun sequence genomic window:
- the LOC117835107 gene encoding calcium-dependent protein kinase 9, translated as MGNVCFCGTTSTSPDQPETTSSTKAPPQAGANKRPATPPSSQGNSQQEPSPKPKPKPRPKAKPSKPNPYDWAPPPGQSHAASRGGGGATAARVLDGVVPHHPRLRVTDKYHLGRELGRGEFGVTRLATDRATRERLACKSIPKRRLRTAVDVADVRREVAIMASLPDHPALVRLRAAYEDAEAVHLVMELCDGGELFDRIVARGRYTERAAAAAARTVAEVVRACHAHGVMHRDLKPENFLYAGKSEDAQLKAIDFGLSVFFRPGERFTEIVGSPYYMAPEVLRRNYGPEVDIWSAGVILYILLCGVPPFWAETEQGVARAILRGSLDLQREPWPRISDGAKSLVRQMLQMDPRKRPTAQQVLEHPWLQNARKAPNVPLGDVVRARLQQFSAMNKLKKKAMRVIAEHLSVEEVEVIRDMFALMDADGDGRVTLQELKAGLRKVGSKLAEPEMELLMEAADVNGNGYLDYGEFVAITIHLQRLSNDAHLRTAFLFFDKDSSGYIERAELADALADEAGRTDEAALNNVLREVDTDKDGRISFDEFVAMMKAGTDWRKASRQYSRERFKTLSNSLMKDGSLGMAR; from the exons ATGGGCAACGTGTGCTTCTGcggcaccacctccacctccccggATCAACCTGAGACAACATCGTCTACCAAAGCGCCGCCACAAGCAGGTGCCAACAAGAGGCCGGCGACGCCACCGAGCAGCCAGGGGAACAGCCAACAAGAGCCGAgcccgaagccgaagccgaagccgaggCCCAAGGCTAAGCCCAGCAAGCCCAACCCCTACgactgggcgccgccgccggggcagtCGCACGCGgcgtcccgcggcggcggcggggcgacggcggcgcgcgtgctGGACGGCGTGGTGCCGCACCACCCGCGCCTGCGCGTGACGGACAAGTACCACCTGGGCCGGGAGCTGGGGCGCGGCGAGTTCGGCGTCACGCGGCTCGCCACGGACCGCGCCACGCGGGAGCGGCTGGCGTGCAAGTCCATCCCGAAGCGGCGCCTCCGCACGGCGGTGGACGTCGCCGACGTCCGCCGCGAGGTCGCCATCATGGCGTCGCTGCCCGACCACCCGGCGCTGGTGCGGCTCCGGGCCGCCTACGAGGACGCTGAGGCCGTGCATCTGGTCATGGAGCTCTGCGACGGCGGGGAGCTGTTCGACCGGATCGTGGCGCGCGGGAGGTACAcggagcgcgccgcggcggcggcggcgaggaccgtGGCGGAGGTGGTCAGGGCGTGCCACGCGCACGGGGTGATGCACAGGGACCTCAAGCCCGAGAACTTCCTGTACGCCGGGAAGAGCGAGGACGCGCAGCTCAAGGCCATCGACTTCGGCCTCTCCGTCTTCTTCAGACCAG GCGAGCGGTTCACGGAGATCGTGGGCAGCCCGTACTACATGGCGCCGGAGGTGCTCCGTCGGAACTACGGCCCGGAGGTGGACATCTGGAGCGCCGGCGTGATCCTGTACATCCTCCTGTGCGGCGTCCCTCCGTTCTGGGCGGAGACGGAGCAGGGCGTGGCGCGCGCCATCCTCCGCGGCAGCCTGGACCTGCAGCGCGAGCCCTGGCCCCGGATCTCCGACGGCGCCAAGAGCCTCGTCCGCCAGATGCTCCAGATGGACCCCAGGAAGCGCCCCACCGCGCAGCAGGTGCTCGAGCACCCGTGGCTGCAGAACGCGCGGAAGGCGCCGAACGTGCCGCTGGGGGACGTGGTGCGGGCGCGGCTGCAGCAGTTCTCGGCGATGAACAagctgaagaagaaggcgaTGCGGGTGATCGCGGAGCACCTgtcggtggaggaggtggaggtgatcCGGGACATGTTCGCGCTCATGGACGCGGATGGGGACGGCAGGGTCACGCTGCAGGAGCTCAAGGCCGGGCTCAGGAAGGTCGGCTCCAAACTCGCCGAGCCGGAGATGGAGCTGCTCATGGAGGCC GCCGACGTGAACGGCAACGGGTACCTGGACTACGGCGAGTTCGTGGCGATCACCATCCACCTGCAGCGGCTCTCcaacgacgcccacctccgcacgGCGTTCCTCTTCTTCGACAAGGACAGCAGCGGATACATCGAGCGCGCCGAGCTGGCCGACGCGCTCGCCGACGAGGCCGGCCGCACCGACGAGGCCGCGCTCAACAACGTCCTCCGGGAAGTCGACACCGACAAGGACGGGCGGATCAGCTTCGACGAGTTCGTGGCGATGATGAAGGCCGGGACGGACTGGAGGAAGGCGTCGCGGCAGTACTCGAGGGAGCGCTTCAAGACGCTGAGCAACAGCCTCATGAAGGACGGCTCGCTCGGCATGGCGCGCTGA